The following proteins are co-located in the Rippkaea orientalis PCC 8801 genome:
- a CDS encoding type II toxin-antitoxin system VapC family toxin, protein MYILDTDHISILQRGGVTAEPLRNRLAKINPNQVGVTIITYEEQLRGWLNYITKSKTIAEQVQAYKKLNQQVKIYCKIPIFEFNEEAAQQFERLRKIYRKLGTMDLKIASVVMVNKSVLLTRNNTDFKQILDLLIEDWSCK, encoded by the coding sequence ATGTATATTTTAGATACTGATCATATAAGTATTTTACAGCGTGGAGGAGTTACTGCTGAACCTTTGCGGAATAGATTAGCGAAGATCAATCCTAACCAAGTAGGAGTAACTATTATTACTTATGAAGAACAACTACGAGGATGGCTAAACTATATCACTAAAAGTAAAACAATAGCAGAGCAAGTTCAAGCTTATAAAAAGCTAAATCAACAGGTAAAGATTTACTGTAAAATCCCAATTTTTGAGTTTAATGAAGAGGCTGCTCAACAATTTGAAAGGCTTAGAAAAATTTATCGAAAACTAGGTACAATGGATCTGAAAATCGCGTCAGTTGTAATGGTCAATAAATCAGTTTTATTAACTCGAAATAATACTGACTTCAAACAAATTTTAGATTTATTGATCGAAGATTGGAGTTGCAAATGA
- a CDS encoding PEP-CTERM sorting domain-containing protein (PEP-CTERM proteins occur, often in large numbers, in the proteomes of bacteria that also encode an exosortase, a predicted intramembrane cysteine proteinase. The presence of a PEP-CTERM domain at a protein's C-terminus predicts cleavage within the sorting domain, followed by covalent anchoring to some some component of the (usually Gram-negative) cell surface. Many PEP-CTERM proteins exhibit an unusual sequence composition that includes large numbers of potential glycosylation sites. Expression of one such protein has been shown restore the ability of a bacterium to form floc, a type of biofilm.), translating to MNTVASSASPGIVPGINWNNIAGASGNNIILSDDSGTATTTLLTFSAAGFFNGFSPTSTANPATNTLYTSGLFGSNIISEISLSLSGIPYSSYDLYVFASADTSANNQLSITDGNTTFYYASNGQFNSAATTLLQTTSTIPGSPTTGPGQYQLFAGLTGSSITLTTGGSLTNILSNNVFGFQIVSTTSTTIPEPSMIIGLLFLGGGLFAGSKRKNS from the coding sequence GTGAATACAGTCGCCTCGTCTGCTAGTCCTGGGATCGTTCCAGGGATTAACTGGAATAATATTGCTGGCGCATCGGGAAATAATATTATTTTATCGGATGATAGTGGAACAGCCACAACGACGTTATTAACGTTTAGTGCTGCCGGTTTCTTTAATGGTTTTAGCCCGACGAGCACGGCTAATCCAGCCACGAATACCCTGTACACTTCTGGTCTTTTCGGTAGCAATATTATTTCCGAAATCTCTCTCTCCCTATCGGGAATTCCCTACTCCTCCTATGACCTTTATGTATTCGCTTCTGCGGACACATCGGCAAATAATCAGTTATCAATTACTGACGGGAACACTACTTTCTATTACGCGAGTAACGGTCAATTCAATTCGGCGGCAACAACGTTATTACAAACTACGAGTACGATACCAGGTTCACCGACTACAGGACCCGGACAGTACCAGTTATTTGCCGGGCTAACTGGATCGAGTATCACACTCACCACAGGAGGTTCGCTTACTAACATTCTCTCAAATAACGTTTTCGGTTTCCAGATTGTCAGTACCACGAGTACGACCATTCCTGAACCTTCAATGATCATAGGTCTACTATTTCTCGGCGGGGGTTTGTTTGCAGGTAGTAAACGAAAAAATTCGTAA
- a CDS encoding ribulose bisphosphate carboxylase small subunit, whose amino-acid sequence MVVRTAAAPPTPWSKTLAEPQIDESAYVHSFSNVIGDVKVGANVLIAPGTSIRADEGTPFSIGESTNIQDGVVIHGLEQGRVVGDDGQEYSVWIGKQACITHMALIHGPAYVGDGCFIGFRSTVFNARIGQGCIVMMHALIQDVEIPPGKYVPSGAVITNQQQADRLPDVTEGDRAFAHHVVKINESLRVGYQCAENNACIMPIREQLEKSINGVNETDYRNLVTNMSLSPEIVTQVRSLISQGYSIGAEHADKRRFRAKSWTTYGTFKGRADQVLASLEACLQDCQGEYVRLIGIDTQAKRRVLEEIVQRPDDTPGTPSRITTTKSYGSNGHSSNSSNGNGHGGLASDVVSQVRALIHQGYKVGTEVANQRRFKTGSWLTGPAISSQREADVIRALDGIIAEHGGEYVRLIGIDPNAKKRVAEVIIHRPGEGSSASSNGAAPSASYGNRSSGSNGSSSAGLSAETLNQVRGLLSQGYKIGTEHADKRRFRTKSWQSCAPIDSNRESEVIAALEACLAEHHGEYVQLIGIDTQAKRRVLEAIIQRPGEASSNGASRASATAATPSYSNGASQASNNISRTNLDSDAINQVRSLLSQGYKIGTEHADKRRFRTKSWQSCQPIESTRESEVIAALEACLAEHQGEYVRLLGIDTVAKRRVLETLIQRP is encoded by the coding sequence ATGGTAGTCCGCACAGCCGCGGCACCCCCGACTCCTTGGTCGAAAACCCTAGCCGAACCCCAAATTGATGAGAGTGCCTACGTCCATTCTTTCTCGAACGTCATTGGTGATGTCAAAGTGGGTGCTAATGTTCTGATTGCCCCAGGAACCTCGATTCGTGCCGATGAAGGAACCCCGTTTTCCATTGGAGAATCCACCAATATTCAAGATGGAGTGGTCATTCACGGTCTTGAACAAGGTCGGGTCGTAGGAGATGATGGTCAAGAATATTCGGTTTGGATCGGAAAACAGGCCTGTATTACCCACATGGCACTGATTCACGGTCCGGCTTATGTTGGGGATGGCTGCTTTATTGGCTTTCGCTCAACGGTATTTAACGCGAGAATTGGGCAAGGCTGTATTGTCATGATGCACGCCTTGATTCAAGATGTAGAGATTCCCCCAGGGAAATACGTTCCCTCGGGGGCTGTCATTACAAACCAACAACAGGCGGATCGTCTGCCTGATGTCACGGAGGGCGATCGCGCTTTCGCCCACCATGTCGTAAAAATCAACGAATCTCTGAGGGTGGGTTATCAGTGCGCTGAAAACAACGCCTGTATTATGCCCATTCGGGAGCAGTTGGAAAAGTCTATAAATGGCGTTAATGAGACTGATTATAGAAATTTGGTGACCAATATGAGTTTAAGTCCAGAAATTGTAACCCAAGTACGCTCGTTAATTTCCCAAGGCTATAGCATCGGGGCAGAACACGCCGATAAGCGTCGTTTTCGCGCCAAGTCTTGGACAACCTACGGAACCTTCAAAGGACGCGCTGATCAAGTATTAGCCTCCTTAGAAGCCTGTTTACAAGACTGTCAAGGGGAATATGTCCGTCTAATTGGGATTGATACCCAAGCCAAACGGCGCGTTCTCGAAGAAATCGTCCAACGGCCTGACGATACCCCCGGAACCCCCTCTCGAATCACCACCACCAAGAGCTATGGCAGCAACGGCCATAGCTCAAATAGTAGCAATGGCAATGGCCATGGTGGACTAGCCTCCGATGTGGTGTCCCAAGTTCGGGCTCTGATCCATCAAGGCTACAAAGTGGGAACCGAAGTGGCTAACCAACGCCGTTTTAAAACGGGTTCTTGGTTAACTGGCCCCGCTATTAGTAGTCAACGAGAAGCCGACGTAATACGGGCTTTAGACGGGATTATTGCTGAGCATGGTGGGGAGTATGTTCGCCTGATTGGAATCGACCCCAACGCTAAAAAACGGGTAGCTGAGGTGATTATTCACCGTCCAGGGGAAGGCTCGTCAGCCTCCTCTAATGGAGCAGCCCCTTCTGCTAGTTATGGTAATCGCTCTAGTGGCAGCAATGGCAGTTCTAGTGCGGGATTAAGTGCTGAAACCCTTAATCAAGTACGGGGTTTATTATCTCAAGGCTACAAAATCGGTACAGAACACGCTGATAAGCGTCGTTTTCGGACTAAATCTTGGCAAAGCTGCGCTCCCATTGATAGTAACCGCGAATCAGAAGTGATTGCCGCTTTAGAAGCTTGTTTAGCCGAACACCACGGGGAATACGTTCAGTTGATTGGGATTGATACCCAAGCCAAACGCCGTGTCTTAGAAGCGATTATTCAACGTCCTGGAGAAGCCTCAAGCAATGGTGCTAGTCGTGCCTCTGCAACAGCAGCTACCCCAAGCTATTCTAATGGTGCGAGTCAAGCGAGTAACAATATTAGCCGCACGAATCTCGATTCTGATGCGATTAACCAAGTGCGATCGCTACTTTCCCAAGGCTACAAAATTGGCACGGAACACGCTGATAAACGCCGTTTTCGGACTAAATCTTGGCAAAGTTGTCAACCCATTGAGAGTACCCGCGAATCAGAAGTGATTGCCGCGCTAGAAGCCTGTTTAGCCGAACATCAAGGGGAATATGTGCGCTTACTCGGTATTGATACCGTAGCCAAACGCCGTGTTCTAGAAACCCTGATTCAACGTCCCTAA
- a CDS encoding ribulose bisphosphate carboxylase small subunit: MKTLPKERRYETLSYLPPLTDQQIVKQIEYMLDQGFIPGVEFEENPEPQTYFWTMWKLPLFGASSSQQVLAEIRECRSEYPNSYIRVIGFDNIKQCQTMSFIVHKPNTRGY, translated from the coding sequence ATGAAAACTTTACCTAAAGAGCGTCGTTACGAAACCCTTTCCTATTTACCCCCTTTAACCGATCAACAAATCGTTAAACAGATTGAGTATATGTTGGATCAGGGATTTATTCCTGGTGTGGAATTTGAAGAAAATCCCGAACCCCAGACCTATTTCTGGACAATGTGGAAGTTACCTTTATTTGGTGCTTCTTCTTCTCAACAAGTCTTAGCTGAAATCCGCGAATGTCGTTCTGAGTATCCCAATTCCTACATCCGTGTGATCGGTTTTGACAACATCAAACAATGTCAAACCATGAGCTTTATTGTTCACAAACCTAATACTCGTGGATACTAA
- a CDS encoding form I ribulose bisphosphate carboxylase large subunit: protein MVQAKSKSGFEAGVKDYRLTYYTPDYTPKDTDLLACFRMTPQPGVPPEEAGAAVAAESSTGTWTTVWTDNLTDLDRYKGRCYDIEKVENEDNQYFCFIAYPLDLFEEGSVTNVLTSLVGNVFGFKALRALRLEDIRFPVALIKTFQGPPHGITVERDKLNKYGRPLLGCTIKPKLGLSAKNYGRAVYECLRGGLDFTKDDENINSQPFMRWRDRFLFVQDAIEKAQAETNEVKGHYLNVTAGTCEEMLKRAEFAKEIKTPIIMHDFLTGGFTANTTLAKFCRDNGLLLHIHRAMHAVIDRQKNHGIHFRVLAKCLRLSGGDHLHSGTVVGKLEGERGITMGFVDLMREDYVEEDRSRGIFFTQDYASMPGTMPVASGGIHVWHMPALVEIFGDDSCLQFGGGTLGHPWGNAPGATANRVALEACIQARNEGRSLAREGNDVIREACKWSPELAAACELWKEIKFEFEAMDTL, encoded by the coding sequence ATGGTACAAGCCAAATCTAAATCAGGGTTTGAGGCAGGCGTTAAGGACTATCGCCTGACCTATTACACCCCCGACTACACCCCTAAAGATACTGATCTTTTAGCGTGCTTCCGTATGACCCCCCAACCGGGTGTTCCTCCTGAAGAAGCTGGTGCAGCCGTAGCAGCCGAATCTTCGACAGGAACCTGGACAACGGTTTGGACAGATAATTTAACTGACCTAGACCGTTATAAAGGTCGTTGCTATGACATCGAAAAGGTAGAAAACGAAGATAACCAGTATTTTTGCTTTATCGCCTATCCTTTAGATTTATTTGAAGAAGGCTCTGTTACCAACGTATTGACCTCTTTAGTCGGTAACGTTTTCGGTTTCAAAGCCTTACGGGCTCTACGTTTAGAAGATATTCGTTTCCCCGTTGCTTTAATTAAAACCTTCCAAGGTCCTCCCCACGGGATCACCGTTGAACGGGATAAATTAAACAAATATGGTCGTCCTTTATTGGGTTGTACCATTAAGCCCAAACTCGGTCTATCAGCTAAGAACTACGGACGCGCTGTTTATGAGTGCTTACGCGGTGGCTTAGACTTCACCAAAGACGACGAAAACATCAACTCCCAGCCCTTCATGCGCTGGCGCGATCGCTTCCTCTTCGTACAAGATGCGATCGAGAAAGCCCAAGCAGAAACCAACGAAGTTAAGGGTCACTACCTCAACGTCACCGCCGGAACCTGCGAAGAAATGCTCAAACGGGCAGAATTTGCCAAAGAGATCAAAACCCCCATCATCATGCACGACTTCTTAACAGGGGGTTTCACTGCGAACACCACCTTAGCGAAGTTCTGTCGTGATAATGGCTTATTACTGCACATCCACCGGGCGATGCACGCGGTTATTGACCGTCAGAAAAACCATGGTATTCACTTCCGCGTGTTAGCCAAGTGTTTACGTCTGTCCGGTGGTGATCACCTCCACTCTGGAACCGTCGTCGGTAAATTAGAAGGAGAACGGGGCATCACCATGGGGTTTGTTGACCTCATGCGTGAAGACTACGTTGAAGAAGATCGTTCTCGCGGTATCTTCTTTACCCAAGATTATGCTTCCATGCCTGGCACCATGCCTGTTGCGTCTGGTGGTATCCACGTTTGGCATATGCCCGCGCTGGTGGAAATCTTCGGTGACGACTCCTGCTTACAGTTCGGTGGTGGTACTTTAGGACACCCCTGGGGTAATGCTCCTGGTGCAACCGCTAACCGTGTGGCTCTCGAAGCTTGTATCCAAGCGCGTAACGAAGGTCGCTCTTTGGCTCGTGAAGGTAACGATGTTATCCGCGAAGCTTGTAAGTGGAGCCCTGAGTTAGCTGCTGCTTGCGAACTCTGGAAAGAAATCAAATTCGAGTTTGAGGCAATGGATACACTCTAA
- a CDS encoding Uma2 family endonuclease, whose amino-acid sequence MTVTTEKTIYTPEEYLELEENSTDKHEYRDGEIVLMTGGTTNHNRLVIDFCTYLNLALMEQNAEVFAGDVRLWIPQYREYTYPDIMVVQGKPNYQPPGTTTIINPSLIVEVLSKSTKGRDRGDKFRYYRSIPEFKEYILIDQYSILVEHFIKMADGKWLLTEYKSQDAILKLSSVAFEMSLQDLYKRVDFNESEQEQIEQ is encoded by the coding sequence ATGACAGTTACTACAGAAAAAACTATTTATACTCCAGAAGAATATTTAGAATTAGAAGAAAACTCTACCGATAAACATGAATACCGTGATGGAGAAATCGTTCTGATGACTGGAGGAACAACTAATCATAATCGTCTTGTTATTGATTTTTGTACGTACTTAAATCTTGCTTTAATGGAACAAAATGCTGAAGTTTTTGCCGGGGATGTTCGTTTATGGATTCCTCAATATCGGGAATACACTTATCCTGATATTATGGTTGTTCAAGGCAAACCCAATTATCAACCCCCAGGAACGACAACTATTATTAACCCTAGTTTAATTGTCGAAGTTTTATCAAAATCTACTAAAGGAAGAGATCGCGGTGATAAATTTCGCTATTATCGTTCTATTCCTGAGTTTAAAGAATATATTTTAATCGATCAATATAGTATTTTAGTAGAACATTTTATTAAAATGGCTGATGGTAAATGGCTTTTAACAGAATACAAGAGTCAAGACGCTATTTTAAAGTTATCATCTGTTGCGTTTGAAATGAGTTTACAAGACTTATATAAACGGGTTGATTTTAACGAAAGTGAACAAGAACAAATAGAACAATAA
- the rcbX gene encoding RuBisCO chaperone RbcX, producing MNCKQVAKDTARVLQNYLTYQAVRTIINQLSETNPSQALWLRQYTSSHNIQEGEVYLEELMNENKELVLRIMSVREHLAEAVLEFLPEMVRVGISQANMEHRRQLLTRLTQSQPVSSTPHPEASESEVDDSFNP from the coding sequence ATGAACTGCAAACAAGTGGCTAAAGATACGGCAAGGGTTTTACAAAATTACCTGACCTATCAAGCTGTCCGTACTATTATTAACCAGTTATCCGAAACCAATCCGAGTCAGGCTCTTTGGCTTAGGCAATATACCTCATCCCATAATATCCAAGAAGGAGAAGTGTATTTAGAAGAGCTAATGAACGAAAATAAGGAATTAGTGTTGCGGATTATGTCAGTGCGTGAGCATTTGGCTGAAGCTGTGCTGGAATTTCTTCCAGAGATGGTGCGGGTGGGTATTAGCCAAGCAAACATGGAACACCGCCGTCAGTTGTTAACACGATTAACTCAGTCCCAACCTGTGTCTTCCACCCCTCATCCAGAAGCCTCCGAGTCTGAGGTAGATGACTCATTTAATCCCTAA
- a CDS encoding transferase, with product MYLPLIRPATHSDICVIGDVTIHDNAVIAPGTILQAAPGCRILIKEGACIGMGSLLNAYNGDIEVASGAMLGAGVLVVGHSQIGQNACIGSSTTIINSSIDSGTAIAPGSLLGDQSRQVTAETSEPTKELKSENNGSVTNNNSSISNKNNIFSKVQPTEDKKPNFVEEMQDLWAEPEPEVEPIAEVSPPPKPSVDPIPEVVAEPKPSPEPQNAPVVGQIYINQLLYTLFPERQAFNRSQNGSSS from the coding sequence ATGTATTTACCCTTGATTCGTCCTGCTACCCATTCGGATATTTGCGTGATTGGTGATGTTACCATTCATGACAATGCAGTGATCGCACCAGGGACAATTCTTCAAGCTGCACCCGGATGTCGTATTCTCATTAAGGAAGGAGCTTGTATTGGGATGGGAAGTCTTCTCAATGCCTATAATGGGGATATTGAGGTGGCATCGGGGGCAATGTTAGGAGCGGGTGTTTTGGTGGTAGGTCACAGTCAAATTGGACAAAATGCCTGTATTGGCTCTTCTACAACAATTATTAATAGCTCTATTGACTCAGGAACCGCGATCGCACCAGGATCGTTACTCGGCGATCAATCTCGTCAAGTTACCGCCGAAACATCTGAACCGACCAAGGAACTCAAATCCGAAAATAATGGTTCTGTTACTAATAATAATAGCTCTATTTCTAATAAAAATAATATTTTTTCTAAAGTACAACCTACTGAGGATAAAAAACCTAATTTTGTTGAAGAAATGCAAGATTTATGGGCAGAACCAGAACCAGAAGTTGAACCAATTGCTGAAGTTTCACCACCCCCTAAACCCTCTGTTGATCCTATTCCTGAAGTTGTAGCCGAACCTAAACCCTCTCCTGAACCTCAAAATGCTCCCGTAGTCGGTCAAATTTATATTAATCAACTTTTATACACATTATTCCCTGAACGTCAAGCCTTTAATCGTTCTCAAAATGGTTCTTCATCCTAG